The Terriglobales bacterium genome includes a window with the following:
- a CDS encoding group I intron-associated PD-(D/E)XK endonuclease encodes MKLSTPPRPTRKQKGEIAEMAFAAKAMSLGMTVSRPYSETCYDFVLESAGRLSRIQVKSGWSEIHHGGYPVKMSNYLRAYRPDEIDFIAVYIVPEDTWYVVPVSAVRGRMTNFYPNVPRSRGALERFREAWELLSAPTGTSPRAPHNKGLSSRATARRFPRAGVEGPGVSTSEQFARAKRARAAWSALGEFLFR; translated from the coding sequence TTGAAGCTCTCCACACCTCCCCGCCCCACGCGCAAGCAGAAGGGCGAGATCGCCGAAATGGCCTTCGCCGCCAAAGCGATGTCGCTCGGCATGACCGTCAGCCGTCCCTACTCCGAGACCTGCTACGACTTCGTCCTCGAATCCGCCGGCCGCCTCTCGCGCATCCAGGTCAAATCCGGCTGGTCCGAGATCCATCACGGCGGTTATCCCGTCAAGATGAGCAACTACCTCCGCGCCTACCGCCCCGACGAGATCGACTTCATCGCCGTTTACATCGTTCCCGAGGACACCTGGTACGTCGTCCCCGTCTCGGCCGTCCGCGGCCGCATGACCAACTTCTACCCCAACGTCCCCCGCAGCCGCGGCGCCCTCGAACGCTTCCGCGAAGCCTGGGAGCTGCTCTCCGCACCCACAGGGACGTCACCCCGAGCGCCGCACAATAAGGGATTGTCATCCCGAGCGACGGCGCGGCGCTTTCCCCGCGCCGGAGTCGAGGGACCTGGCGTTTCAACCAGTGAACAATTCGCCCGCGCGAAGCGCGCCCGCGCCGCCTGGTCCGCCCTCGGTGAGTTCCTCTTCCGCTAG
- a CDS encoding cold-shock protein codes for MEQGTVKWFNDAKGYGFITRQTGEDVFVHFSAIQSNGFRSLAEGQAVSFSVTKGPKGFQAENVQVL; via the coding sequence ATGGAACAAGGAACAGTGAAGTGGTTCAACGACGCCAAGGGCTACGGCTTCATCACCCGTCAAACCGGTGAGGACGTCTTCGTGCACTTCTCCGCCATCCAGTCGAACGGTTTCCGTTCGCTGGCGGAGGGTCAGGCCGTCAGTTTCAGCGTCACCAAGGGACCGAAGGGCTTCCAGGCTGAGAACGTCCAGGTCCTGTAA
- a CDS encoding GntR family transcriptional regulator, producing the protein MDREWNDSQPIYRQLRDRVVAMILDGALQEGDPLPSVRNVAAEYRVNPLTVLKGYQQLVDEGLVEARRGRGMYVVPGAYALLRDTERRRFLEEEWPRVRERIRQLGIWPQELFGDNPFAPRSKAEGDPAARAGESPAPTQEKKDPLKEEK; encoded by the coding sequence ATGGACCGTGAGTGGAACGACAGTCAGCCGATCTACCGCCAGCTGCGCGACCGCGTGGTGGCGATGATCCTGGACGGCGCGCTGCAGGAAGGCGATCCGCTGCCTTCGGTGCGGAACGTCGCGGCGGAGTACCGGGTGAATCCGCTCACGGTTCTGAAGGGTTACCAGCAGCTGGTGGACGAAGGGCTGGTGGAGGCGCGGCGCGGGCGGGGGATGTACGTGGTGCCGGGCGCGTATGCGCTGCTGCGCGATACGGAGCGCCGGCGGTTCCTCGAGGAGGAGTGGCCGCGCGTGCGCGAACGGATCCGGCAGCTCGGGATCTGGCCGCAGGAGCTGTTCGGGGACAACCCCTTCGCTCCGAGATCGAAGGCGGAGGGGGACCCGGCGGCACGCGCCGGCGAGTCGCCGGCGCCCACCCAAGAGAAGAAAGATCCGCTGAAAGAGGAGAAGTAA
- a CDS encoding ABC transporter ATP-binding protein has product MACIEARGLRKHYGKTEALAGVDLRVEEGRIVGLIGPNGAGKTTALNAILGLTPYEGELRVLGRDPWEERDRLMREVCFISDVAVLPRWIRVRQALDYVAGVHPRFDRGKAEALLAKTTIGREARVRELSKGMVAQLHVAIVMAIDARLLVLDEPTLGLDILFRKQFYDTLLNDYFDGDRTILVTTHQVEELEHVLTDVLFIDRGRIVFGGPMDTLELRFAEVAVRPEKAAEARALKPLSERQSLGRTVMIFENTERGRLAALGEVRTPGLADIFVAVLTSAPSRAEGGVQ; this is encoded by the coding sequence ATGGCCTGCATCGAAGCGCGCGGGCTGCGCAAGCACTACGGCAAGACGGAAGCGCTCGCGGGGGTGGACCTGCGAGTGGAAGAGGGGCGCATCGTGGGGTTGATCGGGCCGAACGGCGCGGGGAAGACGACGGCGCTGAACGCCATCCTGGGGCTGACGCCGTACGAGGGCGAGCTGCGGGTGCTGGGGCGGGACCCGTGGGAGGAGCGCGACCGGCTGATGCGCGAGGTGTGCTTCATCTCCGACGTGGCGGTCCTGCCGCGGTGGATCCGGGTGCGGCAGGCGCTGGATTACGTGGCGGGGGTGCATCCGCGGTTCGACCGGGGGAAGGCGGAGGCTTTACTGGCGAAGACGACGATCGGGCGCGAGGCGCGGGTGCGCGAACTCTCGAAGGGGATGGTAGCGCAGCTGCACGTGGCCATCGTGATGGCGATCGACGCGCGGCTGCTGGTGCTGGACGAGCCGACGCTGGGCCTCGACATCCTCTTCCGCAAGCAGTTCTACGACACGCTGCTCAACGACTACTTCGACGGGGACCGCACCATCCTGGTGACGACCCACCAGGTGGAGGAGCTGGAACACGTGCTGACGGACGTGCTGTTCATCGACCGGGGGCGCATCGTGTTCGGCGGTCCGATGGATACGCTGGAGCTGCGCTTCGCCGAGGTCGCGGTGCGTCCGGAGAAGGCGGCGGAGGCGCGCGCGCTGAAGCCGCTGAGCGAGCGCCAGTCGCTGGGGCGGACGGTGATGATCTTCGAGAATACGGAGCGCGGCAGGCTGGCGGCGCTGGGCGAGGTGCGCACGCCGGGGCTGGCGGACATCTTCGTGGCGGTGCTGACGAGCGCTCCATCGCGGGCGGAAGGAGGCGTGCAATGA
- a CDS encoding pirin family protein yields MSLRPVKQVIQPKPTLEGAGVKLQRAFGFGKTKDFDPFLLFDDFRNERPEDYLAGFPWHPHRGIETITYVLAGSVEHGDSLGNKGKMTAGDVQWMTAGSGILHQEMPKGDPSGRMHGFQLWANLPASLKMTDPRYQDIPSAAIPEVTEDDGTRARIICGEFWGKRGPVEGVAADPAYVDVSVPPHTRRRIQVDVTRNAFAYVFAGSGAFRDASEPRAVLTEHTAEPEAAPHYDARNHSLVLFDRGDELVVQSGPEGIRFLLVSGKPLEEPVAWYGPIVMNTPDQISTAIAELNSGTFIKHR; encoded by the coding sequence ATGTCCCTCCGCCCGGTGAAGCAGGTCATCCAGCCCAAGCCCACGCTCGAAGGCGCCGGCGTGAAGCTGCAGCGCGCCTTCGGCTTCGGCAAGACCAAGGACTTCGATCCCTTCCTGCTGTTCGACGACTTCCGCAACGAGCGTCCCGAGGATTACCTCGCCGGCTTCCCCTGGCATCCGCACCGCGGCATCGAGACCATCACGTACGTGCTGGCCGGCTCGGTCGAGCACGGCGACTCGCTCGGCAACAAGGGCAAGATGACCGCCGGCGACGTCCAGTGGATGACCGCCGGCTCCGGCATCCTGCACCAGGAGATGCCCAAGGGCGACCCGAGCGGCCGCATGCACGGCTTCCAGCTCTGGGCGAACCTGCCCGCTTCGCTCAAGATGACCGACCCGCGCTACCAGGACATCCCGTCGGCCGCCATCCCGGAAGTCACCGAGGACGACGGCACGCGAGCGCGCATCATCTGCGGCGAGTTCTGGGGCAAGCGCGGCCCGGTCGAGGGCGTCGCCGCCGATCCGGCTTACGTCGATGTCTCGGTGCCGCCGCACACCAGGCGCCGCATCCAGGTCGACGTCACGCGCAACGCCTTCGCCTACGTCTTCGCCGGCTCCGGCGCCTTCCGCGACGCGTCCGAACCGCGCGCCGTCCTCACCGAGCACACCGCCGAGCCGGAAGCCGCGCCGCACTACGACGCGCGCAACCACTCGCTCGTGCTCTTCGACCGCGGCGACGAGCTCGTCGTCCAGTCCGGCCCGGAAGGCATCCGCTTCCTGCTCGTCTCCGGTAAGCCGCTCGAGGAGCCGGTCGCCTGGTACGGCCCCATCGTCATGAACACCCCCGACCAGATCTCGACCGCGATCGCCGAGCTCAACTCCGGTACCTTCATCAAGCACCGGTGA
- a CDS encoding VOC family protein, producing the protein MLHVGSVERSIAFYRLLGFELVDVEGPQGCLGWARMRTDDGSAIMFLLAEEGVRVEPEKQGILLALYTPGLPALRAQLVAAGVRAPEIEHPPWMPSGHLFLRDPDGYGVGINHWSDAEHDAWLKLLDQKRAAGRIP; encoded by the coding sequence ATGCTGCACGTCGGGAGCGTGGAGCGCTCCATCGCCTTCTACCGCCTGCTCGGCTTCGAGTTGGTCGATGTCGAAGGCCCGCAAGGCTGCCTCGGCTGGGCCCGCATGCGCACCGACGACGGCAGTGCCATCATGTTCCTGCTCGCCGAGGAAGGCGTTCGCGTCGAGCCTGAGAAGCAGGGCATCCTGCTCGCGCTCTACACGCCCGGCCTGCCGGCGCTGCGCGCCCAGCTCGTCGCCGCCGGCGTCCGCGCCCCCGAGATCGAGCATCCTCCGTGGATGCCGAGCGGCCACCTCTTCCTGCGCGATCCCGACGGCTACGGCGTCGGCATCAACCATTGGTCCGACGCCGAGCACGACGCCTGGCTCAAGCTCCTCGACCAGAAGCGCGCCGCCGGCCGCATCCCCTGA
- a CDS encoding cyclic nucleotide-binding domain-containing protein has protein sequence MVKATQLEYLTANDWVLIGDHATVATFTAEQPLIREAHPIDYVYVIRKGTVRIQIAGKKVAQLGAGAICGEMGFLEGRPASASVVADTEVEADRIPAAKLRDIFDTFPSVGHRFFKSIALNLSRRLRDTSQALAEKNKNGHGQ, from the coding sequence ATGGTGAAGGCAACACAGCTCGAGTACCTGACGGCGAATGACTGGGTGCTGATCGGGGACCACGCGACGGTGGCGACATTCACGGCGGAGCAGCCTCTGATCCGGGAAGCGCACCCCATCGACTATGTGTACGTGATCCGCAAGGGGACGGTGCGGATCCAGATCGCCGGGAAGAAGGTGGCGCAGCTGGGCGCGGGGGCGATCTGCGGGGAGATGGGGTTCCTGGAGGGCCGGCCGGCGAGCGCGTCGGTGGTGGCGGACACGGAGGTCGAGGCGGACAGGATCCCGGCGGCGAAGCTGCGCGACATCTTCGACACGTTCCCGTCGGTCGGGCACCGGTTCTTCAAGTCGATCGCGCTGAACCTCTCGCGGCGGCTGCGCGACACGTCGCAGGCGCTGGCGGAGAAGAACAAGAACGGTCACGGTCAGTAG
- a CDS encoding lipid-binding SYLF domain-containing protein, translated as MRRLIALLVLTLTASLAFADAKTDSAKRLESAGWVLKEIMAVPEKGIPKEVLDGAKCLIVVPNMKKGGLGIGGKHGRGVATCRTAKGWSAPAFISIGGGSVGLQIGFSTVDLVLVFMNDKSVQNLLQNKFEIGADASAAAGPTGRHASAGTDWKAETQILTYSRAKGAFAGVSLEGAKIQQDDDSTVATYGKMIDQKETLGGATPAPAVAEPFLKAVADAVAAAGK; from the coding sequence ATGCGCAGACTCATCGCCCTGCTCGTCCTCACCCTCACCGCCTCGCTCGCATTCGCCGACGCCAAGACCGACTCCGCCAAGCGGCTCGAAAGCGCCGGCTGGGTCCTCAAGGAGATCATGGCCGTCCCCGAAAAAGGCATTCCCAAGGAAGTCCTCGACGGCGCCAAGTGCCTCATCGTGGTTCCCAACATGAAGAAGGGCGGCCTCGGCATCGGCGGCAAGCACGGCCGCGGCGTCGCCACCTGCAGGACCGCCAAGGGATGGTCCGCGCCCGCCTTCATCTCCATCGGCGGCGGCTCCGTCGGCCTCCAGATCGGCTTCTCCACCGTCGACCTGGTGCTCGTCTTCATGAACGACAAGTCCGTTCAGAACCTGTTGCAGAACAAGTTCGAGATCGGCGCCGACGCCAGCGCCGCCGCCGGTCCCACCGGGCGCCATGCCTCCGCCGGCACCGACTGGAAGGCGGAGACGCAGATCCTGACCTACTCGCGCGCCAAGGGCGCCTTCGCCGGCGTCTCGCTCGAGGGCGCCAAGATCCAGCAGGACGACGACTCCACCGTCGCCACCTACGGCAAGATGATCGACCAGAAGGAAACGCTCGGCGGCGCCACTCCCGCGCCCGCCGTCGCCGAGCCCTTCCTCAAGGCCGTCGCTGACGCCGTCGCTGCCGCCGGGAAATAG